The following proteins are co-located in the Microtus ochrogaster isolate Prairie Vole_2 unplaced genomic scaffold, MicOch1.0 UNK87, whole genome shotgun sequence genome:
- the Trim26 gene encoding tripartite motif-containing protein 26 isoform X1: MTKGLASEEDKPPTREQRPSRPQAKGTMAASAPLRSLEEEVTCSICLDYLRDPVTIDCGHVFCRSCTGDIRPISGSRPVCPLCKKPFKKENIRPVWQLASLVENIERLKVDSGRQPGELAREPQDMKLCERHQEKLHYYCEDDGKLLCVMCRESREHRPHTAVLVEKAALPHREKILNHLNTLRRDREKIQGFQAKGEADILAALTKLQEQRQYIVAEFKQGHQFLKKREQHLLDQLATLEQLLTEGREKFKTRGVSELGRLTLVISELEGKARQPAAELMQDACSTQDSKDFANRYPRKKFWIGKAIPHMVRRKAGEFSDKLLSLQRGLRQFQGKLLRDLEYKTVSVTLDPQSASGYLQLSQDWKCVTYTSQYQSDCLHPQQFDCEPGVLGSKGFTWGKVYWEVELEREGWSEDEEEGEEEEEGEEEEEDEEAGYGDGYEDWETDEDEESLGEEEEEEEEEEEEVLESCMVGVAKDSMKRKGDLSLRPEDGVWALRLSSSGIWANTSPEAQLFPVLRPRRVGIALDYEGGTVTFTNAESQELIYTFTATFTRRLVPFLWLKWPGTRLTLRP, encoded by the exons GTCTGGCCTCTGAGGAAGACAAACCCCCTACCAGGGAACAGAGACCGTCCCGCCCCCAAGCTAAGGGCACAATGGCAGCCTCTGCCCCCTTGAGGAGCCTGGAGGAGGAGGTGACCTGCTCCATCTGCCTGGATTATCTGCGGGACCCGGTGACCATCGACTGTGGCCATGTCTTCTGCCGCAGCTGCACAGGTGATATCCGCCCCATATCCGGGAGCCGCCCAGTCTGTCCGCTCTGCAAGAAGCCCTTTAAGAAGGAGAACATCCGGCCCGTGTGGCAGCTTGCCAGTCTGGTGGAGAACATTGAGCGGCTGAAGGTGGACTCTGGCAGGCAGCCGGGAGAGCTGGCCCGAGAGCCGCAGGACATGAAGCTGTGTGAGCGGCACCAGGAAAAGCTGCACTACTACTGTGAAGACGACGGCAAGCTGCTGTGTGTGATGTGCCGCGAGTCCCGCGAGCACAGACCCCACACGGCCGTCCTGGTGGAGAAGGCTGCCCTGcctcacaga GAGAAAATCCTGAACCACCTGAACACcctaaggagagacagagaaaaaattcAGGGCTTTCAGGCCAAGGGAGAAGCTGATATTCTGGCTGCGCTG ACGAAgctgcaggagcagaggcagtACATCGTGGCGGAGTTTAAGCAAGGCCACCAGTTTCTAAAGAAGCGGGAGCAGCACCTGCTAGACCAGCTGGCCACCCTGGAGCAGCTCCTCACCGAGGGCAGAGAGAAGTTCAAGACCCGGGGCGTCAGTGAGCTTGGCCGGTTGACTCTTGTCATCTCCGAGCTGGAGGGCAAGGCACGGCAGCCTGCTGCGGAGCTAATGCAG GATGCCTGCTCTACACAG GACAGCAAGGACTTTGCCAACAG GTACCCACGGAAGAAGTTCTGGATTGGGAAAGCCATCCCTCACATGGTtaggaggaaggcaggagaattCTCAGATAAACTTCTCTCTCTGCAGCGAGGCCTGAGGCAGTTCCAGG gCAAGCTGCTGAGAGACTTGGAGTATAAGACAG TGAGTGTCACCCTGGACCCACAGTCGGCTAGCGGGTACCTGCAGCTCTCACAAGACTGGAAGTGCGTGACCTATACCAGCCAGTACCAGAGTGATTGCCTGCACCCCCAACAGTTTGACTGTGAGCCAGGGGTGTTGGGCAGCAAGGGCTTCACCTGGGGCAAGGTGTACTGGGAAGTGGAGTTGGAACGAGAAGGCTGgtcagaggatgaggaggagggggaagaagaagaagaaggggaagaggaggaggaagatgaggaggctGGCTATGGGGATGGATATGAAGACTGGGAAACAGATGAGGATGAGGAATCActaggggaggaagaggaggaggaagaggaagaggaggaggaagttctGGAAAGCTGCATGGTGGGAGTGGCCAAAGACTCtatgaagaggaaaggggacCTGTCCCTGCGGCCAGAGGATGGTGTGTGGGCCCTTCGGCTCTCCTCCTCAGGCATCTGGGCCAACACGAGCCCCGAGGCCCAGCTCTTCCCAGTGCTGCGGCCCCGGAGAGTGGGCATCGCCCTGGATTATGAAGGGGGCACCGTGACGTTCACCAATGCAGAGTCACAGGAACTCATTTACACCTTCACGGCCACCTTCACCCGGCGTCTGGTTCCCTTCCTGTGGCTCAAGTGGCCAGGAACACGCCTCACGCTGAGACCCTGA
- the Trim26 gene encoding tripartite motif-containing protein 26 isoform X2 — protein MTKGLASEEDKPPTREQRPSRPQAKGTMAASAPLRSLEEEVTCSICLDYLRDPVTIDCGHVFCRSCTGDIRPISGSRPVCPLCKKPFKKENIRPVWQLASLVENIERLKVDSGRQPGELAREPQDMKLCERHQEKLHYYCEDDGKLLCVMCRESREHRPHTAVLVEKAALPHREKILNHLNTLRRDREKIQGFQAKGEADILAALTKLQEQRQYIVAEFKQGHQFLKKREQHLLDQLATLEQLLTEGREKFKTRGVSELGRLTLVISELEGKARQPAAELMQDSKDFANRYPRKKFWIGKAIPHMVRRKAGEFSDKLLSLQRGLRQFQGKLLRDLEYKTVSVTLDPQSASGYLQLSQDWKCVTYTSQYQSDCLHPQQFDCEPGVLGSKGFTWGKVYWEVELEREGWSEDEEEGEEEEEGEEEEEDEEAGYGDGYEDWETDEDEESLGEEEEEEEEEEEEVLESCMVGVAKDSMKRKGDLSLRPEDGVWALRLSSSGIWANTSPEAQLFPVLRPRRVGIALDYEGGTVTFTNAESQELIYTFTATFTRRLVPFLWLKWPGTRLTLRP, from the exons GTCTGGCCTCTGAGGAAGACAAACCCCCTACCAGGGAACAGAGACCGTCCCGCCCCCAAGCTAAGGGCACAATGGCAGCCTCTGCCCCCTTGAGGAGCCTGGAGGAGGAGGTGACCTGCTCCATCTGCCTGGATTATCTGCGGGACCCGGTGACCATCGACTGTGGCCATGTCTTCTGCCGCAGCTGCACAGGTGATATCCGCCCCATATCCGGGAGCCGCCCAGTCTGTCCGCTCTGCAAGAAGCCCTTTAAGAAGGAGAACATCCGGCCCGTGTGGCAGCTTGCCAGTCTGGTGGAGAACATTGAGCGGCTGAAGGTGGACTCTGGCAGGCAGCCGGGAGAGCTGGCCCGAGAGCCGCAGGACATGAAGCTGTGTGAGCGGCACCAGGAAAAGCTGCACTACTACTGTGAAGACGACGGCAAGCTGCTGTGTGTGATGTGCCGCGAGTCCCGCGAGCACAGACCCCACACGGCCGTCCTGGTGGAGAAGGCTGCCCTGcctcacaga GAGAAAATCCTGAACCACCTGAACACcctaaggagagacagagaaaaaattcAGGGCTTTCAGGCCAAGGGAGAAGCTGATATTCTGGCTGCGCTG ACGAAgctgcaggagcagaggcagtACATCGTGGCGGAGTTTAAGCAAGGCCACCAGTTTCTAAAGAAGCGGGAGCAGCACCTGCTAGACCAGCTGGCCACCCTGGAGCAGCTCCTCACCGAGGGCAGAGAGAAGTTCAAGACCCGGGGCGTCAGTGAGCTTGGCCGGTTGACTCTTGTCATCTCCGAGCTGGAGGGCAAGGCACGGCAGCCTGCTGCGGAGCTAATGCAG GACAGCAAGGACTTTGCCAACAG GTACCCACGGAAGAAGTTCTGGATTGGGAAAGCCATCCCTCACATGGTtaggaggaaggcaggagaattCTCAGATAAACTTCTCTCTCTGCAGCGAGGCCTGAGGCAGTTCCAGG gCAAGCTGCTGAGAGACTTGGAGTATAAGACAG TGAGTGTCACCCTGGACCCACAGTCGGCTAGCGGGTACCTGCAGCTCTCACAAGACTGGAAGTGCGTGACCTATACCAGCCAGTACCAGAGTGATTGCCTGCACCCCCAACAGTTTGACTGTGAGCCAGGGGTGTTGGGCAGCAAGGGCTTCACCTGGGGCAAGGTGTACTGGGAAGTGGAGTTGGAACGAGAAGGCTGgtcagaggatgaggaggagggggaagaagaagaagaaggggaagaggaggaggaagatgaggaggctGGCTATGGGGATGGATATGAAGACTGGGAAACAGATGAGGATGAGGAATCActaggggaggaagaggaggaggaagaggaagaggaggaggaagttctGGAAAGCTGCATGGTGGGAGTGGCCAAAGACTCtatgaagaggaaaggggacCTGTCCCTGCGGCCAGAGGATGGTGTGTGGGCCCTTCGGCTCTCCTCCTCAGGCATCTGGGCCAACACGAGCCCCGAGGCCCAGCTCTTCCCAGTGCTGCGGCCCCGGAGAGTGGGCATCGCCCTGGATTATGAAGGGGGCACCGTGACGTTCACCAATGCAGAGTCACAGGAACTCATTTACACCTTCACGGCCACCTTCACCCGGCGTCTGGTTCCCTTCCTGTGGCTCAAGTGGCCAGGAACACGCCTCACGCTGAGACCCTGA